Genomic window (Salvelinus alpinus chromosome 26, SLU_Salpinus.1, whole genome shotgun sequence):
GAGTAGGCAAAGAGAGCCACCCGAGGCTGGCACTGTCACCACCCACTGTCGCTGTGGCTCCTCCACCTGACAGCCTGCTGGACACCCTGAAGACAGCCTGCTGGACACCCTGAAGACAGCCTGCTGGACACCCTGAAGACAGCCTGCTGGACACCCTGAAGACAGCCTGCTGGACACCCTGAAGACAGCCTGCTGGACACCCTGAAGACAGCCTGCTGGACACCCTGAAGACAGCCTGCTGGACACCCTGAAGACAGCCTGAAGACAGCCTGCTGGACAGCCTGAAGACAGCCTGCTGGATACCAGCTGGAGCCCCAGCAGAGACAATTAAATATGAGAGGAAAGTTGGACCATGTTTTGCTTTGACCATTTAGGCAgacatattttatttttgttgAAGTAAATTGACTCTTGTTAAACTTCGGGATTTCAAGACTGGTGTTGATGTATGTGAAAGGTGGGATATGACTTTGCAAAAAGTGACAGTGCCCTTTTCGATTGAACATGTACTCCTTAATAACACAGGACCCTGTGTTATTGTGTGGCtgtgttggtagagcatggtgcttgcgaCGCCAGGGTTGTGtgttcgattcccatgggggaccagtacaaaaaaatgtatgcactcgctgctgtaagttgctctgtataagagcgtctgctcaatGACTAAAATGTGAATCACTTATCTAGCATTACATTACAATAGGGGTTGAGGTTGTGTCATTTCATCTTAAGTCTGCATTTACAAACTGGTTTCTCATGAACATACACCTACCTCATCGATTGTGAAGAGGACACTATCGGATATGGCGTGATCCAAGGTTGGAATGTAGTTTCGGGACCCATCTGTCCATGGAGCTTGCTGTGATGCCATGTTCTGGACACTTCATGAGTGGCCTAGTGTCACCTTTGCTCTGGTTGTGGTCTTGCTTATCCTCTTCATCAGCCTTACAATCATCAAGATGAATCAAAACCAGGTGAATGACCAATAGGTTTCATCATTTGACTGGTAaagtaaataagatatttctccATACAGTATCAGTAGTAATCAAGATGAATCAAAACCAGGTGAATGACCAATAGGTTTCATCATTTGACTGGTAaagtaaataagatatttctccatacagtatcagtagtagacaATACACATCAGCATAATTAATATTGAAGAAAAATGAATATAACATGCAACAATGATTGAGATAGTAATTTTTATGCCAACCGCTGCCGCCGCTGCTGCAGTGCACTGTGGACATGCAGTCGCTGTTTCAACAAGGCTTCATTCAGTAGGTGATCATGCAGCTGTTGACTGCCCTGTACAGGATTCACCAACCTAGACGATGTTGTCCATGGAGTGTAGCGTGGAGGAAGATTCACGGGCTCCGAATCTGACGAGAGCTCCCTTCCCATGAACGGGCAGATACTTAGATATATCCGATAGGAAACTGCTTTTTCTGTGCATCGGTAGTGAATGGTAATCGTGGGAAATGTGGTGGTATATTTTTGAACACCCAAATAGTTTTTCAGCACCAAAATATATATTCCtcgaattttttttaaattggaagTATTTTCCGTTTTACAGTGAAGCTTTTACATCAACTAGCTATGTTTTATGCAGTTTATTGAATGGTTTGGAACCTGACCTGTACTATTAGCGATCACAAATCTTTATGTATTATATCTTTTATTGACATGTAGGGCTGGTTTCCCGTGCACAGATTAAGGTTAGTCCAGAACTAAAAAGCTTTCACAATGGCGATTCCCTATTAAAAccttttttagtccaggactaggtttaatatGTCTGGGAAACGGCCCGTAATGTTTATTGAAGGTCCCTATGTTTATATACATGTACATGTTTATATACCAGTTAAAAGtttcgacacacctactcattcatgggtttttctttatttttactattttctacattgtagaataatagtgaagacatcacaactatgaaataacacatatggaatcatgtaggaacccaaaaagtgttaaacaaatctaaatatatgttatatttgagattcttcaaagtagccaccctttaccttgatgacagttttgcacactcttggcattctttcaaccagcttcacttggaatgcttttctaccagtcttgaaggggttcccacatatgttgagcacttgttggctgcttttccttcactctgcggtccaatttatcccaaaccatctcaattgggttgagttcgggtggaggccaggtcatctgatgcagcactcccatCACTccttggtcaaacagcccttacacagcctggaggtgtggtgggtcattgacgtagaataatagtgaagacattgtagaaaataaagaaaaacccttgaatgagtaggtatgtccataTGCGCGCAAAAAACTGCATTGAGTCACGTGATAGTGGATATTGTGACGTCAGATGAATGAAGCCGAGATGGCGGCTGCTGGAGGAGAGCCCCCTGCCCAGAGTGGTCCGGATGATTTGTTCAATCATTTCTACACAGAGGTAGGATACATTTAGGAAATATATGCTATTTAAGGTGTTAACAAATTCCGACCATTAATGCTCTGGATTTGTATGTATGAGGCCTTTGAGCACCTGCTGGCTAAAAAGCTCGagaggctaacgttagctagctcagtAGCtgacgctagctagctaacgtttcctcgcataacacggtgtgtgtatatgtgctagttagcaattgctaACACTAACAGCTGTGGTGTGGTGTTGATTCGCCAGAACAATTCTCAGTGATCCTAATACGGATATAGTTTGGTAAACCGCTATTTTGTTTTGTAAGTGTAGAGAAATTGTGTTTCCTTTATTAAAGTGGTGAATGGTTGTATTTGATCTGTAGTCTTTCAAGTATTAGTTTCGGTATTTCACTTATGGATACGCCCCCAGCGTATTCGTCAGAAGGCTTTATTACAATACGCGTTCTAGCTAGCCAGCAGATCCGACCCGCTTGTTTACAGCTGTACTTGGGTTTTACAGGATTCCTGTGTAGATTAAGGCACTGCAGAGCCAGGGCAAAATATGGCTTGGAAAACGTAGAACgtactgcctctgcaacgcaatgctgcaaggcaaatgcaGCATTACATTAGAAATTAATGTTCTTCttgtgtaccaaaatgcaatgacgctgtcggtTTGATTGAGGTGTTAATCTCGGTCTGTGGTGTTTTATGCTGGGTTTAGACAAGGTTTGCAAAAGCTGTCATACCAGTCGGCATAGTGGGACAAGAAAGTAAGAAAGACTGAGGGCCAAAGCAAGCCAGCGCGAAGGTATGCGTTGCTAAACAAAAAGTGCAAATCCACATCTGGAAGAAAAACAACATTATGTTTGAACTCTGGCGGCAAGTCCCATCTACCGTAGTGGCTGATGGCATTTACCGTTGTGCTCTCATTGAAAACAATGACATCCGGTTTGCCGTCAACCTCATACCATGTAAACACAGCATTAATCTACACAGGAAGCCTGTCAGACCCTAGTGCAGCTGTAAGAAAGCAGGTCGGATCTGCTGGCTAGTGTTCTGGAATGAATATAAACATGCTCAGTTCCATCTATCCAACCTTCCCCAAGTGGACTCATGAGGCCTGACAGATAATGCTACGCCAGCTGGCCAGTGAGAGGGATCAAGATTATGTAAATGATCGTGCGTGAACTTCTGTGACCTTACCTAATATGACATTACTTTGTCCAACAGGTAAAGCAGATAGAGAAAAGAGACTCTGTGCTAACCTCGAAGCAGCAAATAGACAGGCTGCTCAGACCTGGGTCGTCCTACTTCAATTTAAACCCCTTTGAGGTAAGTGGCTAGTTCCTGTCACATGCGACTGTAGTTGATCTATTATTATTGTGACGAGATTGATATGTAGAACTGCATTGAAGGGTCCTCAGTACAACACCAGCGACCTCATCCCGAGGTTCAGGCCTCTTGGCATAATGGCTTAGTGTGTTGTGCTGACCGACGCATCGTTGACGGTTTCAACCCGTTTGATATACTTGCTGAATGTGCTGCAATGGTGTCACAGTTAAATGGCGTTAACGTTGTGTGACCATTGTCTGGGCACGATGGTAAAGTGCAAGAGTGTGTTTCTCAAAGGAAAAGGCATGGTGTAACATTCTTTCTACAACACCAGCGACTTTGTCAAGAGGTTTGGATCGTTTGATGTAAATTGGTATTTTACTGACAGCCTCATCTGTGTTGCTTAGGCTATGCAGTGTCAACTTTGAGCGAAATGCCTATATTTCAATTGCAGGTGTTACAAATCGATCCAGAGGCAACAGATGAGGAGTTGAAGAAGAGATTCCGAGCGGTAAGGTATACTACATCTCTGACAGAAGGTACCGGAGTATCCAATCTTGGACCAACAGATTCCTTGACAGCTTCCAGGCCATACCACTGTCGAACAGCTAACCTTAGGTGTCCACCTGCACCCTATTAAGAGACTATTTGCACTGACTCTTTACACCCATTCCATACatgcactctgacacacacaattTCACTCACTACCATCACtgctgcttttatttatttgtactggTCAATTTATCTACTTTAAATAACTGTAAAATGATTTACATAGTACATACTGTCTATTTTATAGTTTAGATTTCCCATCATATCTTAAAACTGAAAACATTAGTGGTGAAACAGCCACGTCCGTTTGCGATAGATATTGCAACAACAAAGAAGTGAATGCAAAatcattgtttttttccccctcgtgCGTGCAATGATGTCCGAAGTAAAGACTGACCGATATGGGAGTTTTGGGTCCGATATCGATTTTAGGGAGGCAAAAGTCACAGATTATCGATATAGCTGCCAATTTATAGTTTTTTAGAGGGAATGGCAGTGGATAAGAATCCAAAAGTGTTTGTCCTGAAACACCACAAGCACACTAATTAACAGGAAGGGCTGAATTAATTAACCTTTGTCTCAAAGTAAATTAAatgatattggtcacatacacgtgtttagcagatgttattgcgggtgtagcgaaatgctcgtgtttctagctccgacagtgcagtaatatcaaacAAGTAATATGTACTCGCTTTCCATTTCAGTTGTCCATCTTGGTCCATCCAGACAAGAACCAGGATGATCCAGGCAGAGCACAACTAGCTTTTGAAGGTAGAAATATGATTGCAGGCACAATATGTCTACTACATCAGTTAGCCGAATACATTCAAAGAGTTCTTATCAACCCCCAATCCCACTGTAGCTGTGGACAAGGCATACAAAAACCTGCTGGAACCAGAACAGAAGAAGAGGGCAGTTGATGTAATCCAAGCAGGAAAGGAATATGTTGAGCATAATGTAAGTAACTGACCGCTGTTCCCTCTGTTCATAAGtagcttcccaaatggcaccctattccctttatagtgcacgaCTTTTGACCACTGgcagtggtcaaaagtagtgcactataaagggaatagggtgccatttgggacgtatgtTTACTGTACAACTGTATTAATAGTAGTGATGCTACTATTACAGTTTAAGTTCATGTATTGCAGTCAAAATGTTGTGCTGTGGCATCTTTTATTGCAACAGATGAAAGAGAAGAAGAAACTGCTGAAGAAGGATGGGAAGCCTCAATTCGTGGAGGAGGATGACCCGGAAATGGTATTGACAAGTGTTTTTAACTTGTAACAGATGTAAGGCTGTTTTGATATTGGGCTTATAGTTATTTTACTAAGGAAACCACTCTTCTCTTGATCTGACCCTCAGTTCAGACAGGCGGTGTACAAGCAGACTATGAAGTTGTTTGCAGAGCTTGAAAtcaagaggaaggagagggaagccaAGGACATGCATGAACGGTAACAGTGCCATTTCAGTCAGCTGAATATTGTACATGAAGCATTTTGGAGGTATATATCGTTGGTGAAATACAGAACACATCGGCACAGAACGCTCAGTGTAATTGCATGAAAGGTGTGTATTGTTTAATACTTGAATTATAGGAATACATGGCCCTCAGAATGTCTTTGGTCTTCTTTTGGTGGCCATAAGGAGGGAATACCATTCAGTGTTTCGTGTTATTTTCCTCCTCAGGAAAAGGGCAAGAGAGGAAGAGATTGAGACGGCAGAGAAAGCTAAGCGAGAGAGGGAATGGCAGAAGAACTTTGAGGTATGTTGAAAAAAGGTTGTAATTACATTTGAGTGAGAATTACATTTTAAGCAGTAAATGATCAACATCGCCCAAAATAAGCTGGGATGAGGAGGGACGGAGTACCtgttgcgcagcggtctaaggcactgcctcagaccctggtttgatcctgggctgtatcacaaccggccgtgatcgggagtcccatagggcggcgcacaattggcccagcgtcgtccgggttaggggagggtacggccggggtaggtcgtcattgtaaaataagaatttgttcttaactgacttgcctagttaaaaaggttTTAAAAAAGTTGCTGCTGGCTCTTCAGTTGTTTAACTGAGATTCAGGGATATGGCgttaccaccaccagcagcagggTAAACTGCAGATAGTCAGTGTTTTCTTCATGCATCGCTGACTATACCTTACATTTTTTGTCACAAGGAAACAAGGGATGGCCGAGTGGATAGTTGGAGGAGTTTCCAGGCAGGCAAAGGAAAAGCTAAAAAAGAGAAGAAACCCCGGTCATTCTTGAAGCCTCCTAAAGTCAAGATGGAGCAGAGGGAGTGATGTCTGTTGAGGTGTGATGGTTAAGGATACtacccaaagtgtgcacttgcacactccACATCATGTTTTAAAAGCATAGGAGCGGTGTGTAAGCATTGGCCGAAGGGAGTTTCCACCGTTGTAAAAATCCATGCGAGGAAGTTTGGAAGTGCACACTTCGGAAGAAGGGTGGAGAATCGAGTCTCGACCCATTATTCTTACTTACTCTTGACAGTGCGTCCACCGTCCTGAGAAATGTACTTTTGTGCTtgttttttaatgtatataaTTGTGACATGCAACCTCCATGAGGGCATCACACTGACTGGCCTCAATTAAAGTAGGAAAGATAACAGGAAATCTTCCATTTCTGTAACCACCTTAGTTTGCCTGGACTTTTTCTgctgtatttttttatatacctTTAAATAAAAGCTTGTTTGTAACACCGCAGTCTAGGTTCAGGGTAGAACAATGACATCCTTAGGTAACGACTGCCTGGTATGTGTTCGTCAATAGGTACAAGATCCTATAACATATGAAGGAATTCTTCCCTTACTGTGAAACAAGGGGTCCAGCCGCTTTTGGAGGACAATGGAAGTAGATTTCAGAACtactttattatttattatttctgAGAGTGCCTGAATATTCTGCCTTCAGTTTACTCCTCTATTCATGCACTTTGGTTGGCGAGCGAGGTAGCGACAACGTCCCGCATCTCAAGTATCCCTCTTGCTTTGCCTTCATCAGAATGTCAAATCCACAGTGGGCTGGGATTCCACTACACAGAGAAGGCatcctattccatatgtagtgcactacctttgaccagaaccATACGGATCCTGGGCAATAGACATGCACTAAatggggtgtcatttgagacagagacagaaagttCACTACTATTCCTATGttgatgccccccccccctcttcaatACATTGAAATGAGTTACCCCAATTTACCATTGCTCgtgaccttctagccatcatcttTGTTATAAGAACAGTATTCTTCCGTAGCATTGTGCATCCATTCTGTTTTCATATATCAAGTGTTTAATTGCAGCAATGTTGCACTCAATCTACAGTACCACAGAAAGCCGGGGCCTAGTCTGTCAGTTTAACTCTAATTGTTACACTATGTCCAATATATTCTTAAATAGGTCATCTGAGTGATCAAGTTATACATTTCCAAAGAGATTCGCCCGTTTATGCTCATGCAACATTATTAAAGACAATCAATTGCATTTGGCAGACAGACAAATTGACACAAAGTACATTTTCTTAAAGTGCGTAAGTTGTAAATCAGTTCAATGACAAACCTATCAAGTATGCACATATAGGATACATGAGGATGTTCTCGTCTAGAGCAGAACATTAACAATGgccgggctcccgagtggcacagcatctgtgcaagaggcgtcactacagtccctggttcgaatccaggctgtatcacatccggccgtacttgggagtcccatagggcggcgcaaattggtccggggtaggccgtccattgtaattaagaatttttcttaactgacttgcctagttaaataaaaacaagtGAGCGCATGACAATACACAGAACTGACTACCAGCACTAAATGACAAAGGGATCTCCATGGCTACAGGGGCAAAGAAAAGATCAAGCAATTGAAATGTCTCATTCACTTACCCACTGGCGTAACACAGTTTCTCTGAAACCCCGCAAGGTCGGAGTTCTTTTTGGAGGGTTACTGTCAAAATGATTCAAATAAAAAGTAGACCTCGATAACAGGCGCGTGGGACCCCCCCCGGCTTTGCAGGGGTATGCCAGTGCCCCCTTCATCTTTCAACAgacttaaaggtagactcagcgaaatgACGTTGCCATGAGcagcagatattgagatgagggAGATGAGCTCACACAGTATCTGCACATGCGCACAGCTTTGCGTCATGCCATTAGAGCGTGGTGGGTActggaccaaaacagcagagtTGAGCTTCGTGCTTAGTTGTTGTGGGAATTGACCCACAATGCTGTTTGCTTTCTGCATCTATGTCATaccgctgagtctacctttacaACTTTGGCTTCATTATCATTTCTCGTCACCACAAGTGTTGTTTTTCCTAGAGTTCAGTGTCTTCTCATCGTCTCACAAGGGCAAGTGTAGGTAACCTCATTCCCAATCTTTTTTTGTTACCACATAAATATAGGTCAACATAGAGCCTAGCCTGCTGGTGGACCAGATTAAAGTGTTAGATATGTAGCTTCGGCCCAGGCTTTCACGCACATGAACGAAGCCTGGAAGCAGAGGCCAGGTGATACAAGTTGTCTTTTGTCTCA
Coding sequences:
- the LOC139554717 gene encoding dnaJ homolog subfamily C member 8-like, yielding MNEAEMAAAGGEPPAQSGPDDLFNHFYTEVKQIEKRDSVLTSKQQIDRLLRPGSSYFNLNPFEVLQIDPEATDEELKKRFRALSILVHPDKNQDDPGRAQLAFEAVDKAYKNLLEPEQKKRAVDVIQAGKEYVEHNMKEKKKLLKKDGKPQFVEEDDPEMFRQAVYKQTMKLFAELEIKRKEREAKDMHERKRAREEEIETAEKAKREREWQKNFEETRDGRVDSWRSFQAGKGKAKKEKKPRSFLKPPKVKMEQRE